A stretch of Pseudomonas sp. CCC3.1 DNA encodes these proteins:
- the glmS gene encoding glutamine--fructose-6-phosphate transaminase (isomerizing), giving the protein MCGIVGAVAERNITAILLEGLKRLEYRGYDSAGVAVFTNNGTLERVRRNGKVAELEQALAGEPLVGRLGIAHTRWATHGAPCERNAHPHFSGSDLAVVHNGIIENHEALREQLKGLGYVFASDTDTEVIAHLLHHKLKEQSDLTEALKATVKELHGAYGLAVINAKQPDRLIAARSGSPLVIGLGLGENFLASDQLALRQVTDRFMYLEEGDIAEIRRDSVQIWDVNGQSVQREAVQYRDGAEAADKGEFRHYMLKEIHEQPSVVQRTLENRLGQDHVLVQAFGPQAAELFANVRNVQIVACGTSYHAGMVARYWLEALAGIPCQVEVASEFRYRKVVVQPDTLFVSISQSGETADTLAALRNAKELGFLASLAICNVGISSLVRESDLTLLTQAGREIGVASTKAFTTQLVGLLLLTLSLGQVRGTLEAGVEAQLVEELRRLPARLGEALAMDATVEKVAELFADKHHTLFLGRGAQFPVAMEGALKLKEISYIHAEAYPAGELKHGPLALVDNDMPVVTVAPNNELLEKLKSNLQEVRARGGELIVFADEQAGMSNGEGTHVINMPHIHDVLAPILYTIPLQLLSYYVAVLKGTDVDQPRNLAKSVTVE; this is encoded by the coding sequence ATGTGTGGCATCGTTGGCGCAGTCGCTGAACGCAATATCACGGCCATTCTGCTCGAAGGCCTGAAACGTCTTGAATACCGCGGCTATGACAGCGCCGGTGTGGCTGTATTTACCAATAACGGCACACTGGAGCGCGTACGTCGCAACGGCAAAGTCGCTGAGCTGGAACAAGCACTGGCCGGTGAACCATTGGTGGGGCGCCTGGGCATTGCGCATACCCGTTGGGCGACCCACGGCGCGCCGTGCGAGCGTAATGCTCACCCGCATTTTTCGGGTTCTGATCTGGCTGTTGTGCACAACGGCATCATCGAAAACCACGAAGCCTTGCGCGAACAGCTCAAAGGCCTGGGTTATGTGTTTGCCTCGGACACCGACACCGAAGTCATCGCCCATCTGCTGCACCACAAACTCAAAGAGCAAAGCGACCTCACCGAAGCCTTGAAGGCCACGGTTAAAGAACTCCACGGTGCTTACGGTCTGGCTGTTATCAATGCCAAGCAACCGGATCGCCTGATCGCCGCTCGCAGTGGCAGCCCGCTGGTGATTGGTTTGGGCCTGGGCGAAAACTTCCTGGCGTCCGATCAATTGGCATTGCGCCAAGTGACTGACCGCTTCATGTACCTGGAAGAAGGCGACATCGCTGAAATCCGCCGTGACAGCGTGCAAATCTGGGACGTAAACGGCCAAAGCGTTCAGCGTGAAGCCGTGCAATACCGCGATGGTGCCGAAGCGGCCGACAAAGGCGAGTTCCGTCACTACATGCTCAAAGAAATTCACGAGCAACCAAGCGTGGTGCAGCGCACCCTGGAAAACCGTTTGGGGCAGGACCACGTTCTGGTTCAGGCGTTTGGTCCACAGGCGGCTGAACTGTTCGCCAACGTGCGCAATGTTCAGATCGTCGCCTGCGGTACCAGCTATCACGCCGGGATGGTTGCCCGTTACTGGCTTGAAGCGCTGGCCGGTATTCCATGCCAGGTCGAAGTGGCCAGCGAGTTCCGCTATCGAAAAGTAGTAGTCCAGCCAGACACCTTGTTCGTGTCGATTTCACAGTCGGGCGAAACAGCTGACACCTTGGCTGCTCTGCGTAACGCCAAAGAGCTGGGTTTCCTCGCCAGCCTGGCGATTTGTAACGTCGGTATCAGTTCCCTGGTGCGTGAGTCTGACCTGACCCTGCTGACCCAGGCCGGTCGTGAAATTGGCGTGGCATCGACCAAAGCCTTTACCACTCAATTGGTGGGCTTGTTGTTGCTGACCCTGTCCTTGGGCCAGGTTCGCGGCACGCTGGAAGCCGGTGTTGAAGCGCAACTGGTTGAAGAACTGCGTCGTCTGCCAGCACGTCTGGGTGAAGCGCTGGCGATGGACGCCACTGTAGAAAAAGTCGCCGAGCTGTTTGCCGACAAACACCACACTTTGTTCCTGGGCCGTGGTGCTCAGTTCCCGGTGGCGATGGAAGGTGCGCTCAAGCTCAAAGAAATTTCGTACATCCACGCCGAAGCGTACCCCGCCGGTGAGCTGAAACACGGCCCGCTGGCGCTTGTGGATAACGACATGCCGGTAGTGACTGTTGCGCCGAACAATGAACTGTTGGAAAAACTGAAATCCAACCTGCAAGAAGTTCGCGCCCGTGGCGGTGAGTTGATCGTGTTTGCTGACGAGCAAGCCGGCATGAGCAATGGCGAAGGCACCCACGTGATCAACATGCCGCACATCCACGATGTGCTGGCGCCGATCCTCTACACCATCCCGCTGCAACTGCTGTCGTACTACGTGGCTGTGCTTAAAGGCACCGACGTGGACCAGCCGCGTAACCTGGCTAAATCGGTCACCGTGGAATAA
- a CDS encoding DeoR/GlpR family DNA-binding transcription regulator, with the protein MSKRNTPQRRHNILALLAELGEVSVDELAKRFETSEVTIRKDLAALESNGLLLRRYGGAITMPQELVSDVPQPVSLYKQAIARAAVGLIKEHARIIIDSGSTTASMIPQLGLQPGLVVMTNSLHVANALSELEHEPVLLMTGGTWDPHSESFQGQVAEQVLRSYDFDQLFIGADGIDLQRGTTTFNELLGLSRVMAEVAREVIVMVESDKIGRKIPNLELPWSSVHTLITDDRLPLEAREQIQARGITLLCAALG; encoded by the coding sequence ATGTCTAAACGGAACACGCCCCAGCGCAGACACAACATCCTGGCCTTGCTCGCAGAGCTGGGTGAAGTCAGCGTGGATGAATTGGCCAAGCGCTTCGAAACCTCTGAGGTTACGATTCGCAAGGATCTGGCGGCACTCGAAAGTAATGGCTTGTTACTGCGTCGTTACGGCGGCGCCATCACCATGCCGCAAGAACTGGTCAGCGATGTACCTCAGCCGGTTTCTCTCTATAAACAAGCCATTGCCCGTGCGGCAGTCGGTCTGATTAAAGAACATGCGCGCATCATTATCGACAGCGGCAGCACCACCGCTTCGATGATTCCACAACTGGGCCTGCAACCGGGCCTCGTAGTGATGACCAACTCCTTGCACGTCGCCAACGCGCTCAGTGAACTTGAGCATGAGCCTGTGCTGTTGATGACCGGCGGCACGTGGGACCCTCATTCCGAGTCCTTTCAGGGACAGGTTGCCGAACAGGTGCTGCGCTCTTACGACTTCGATCAATTGTTTATCGGCGCTGATGGGATCGACCTGCAGCGGGGCACAACAACGTTTAATGAGTTGTTGGGTCTGAGCCGGGTCATGGCCGAAGTCGCGCGTGAAGTGATTGTGATGGTCGAGTCCGACAAGATCGGACGCAAAATACCCAACCTGGAACTGCCCTGGAGCAGCGTCCATACCCTTATTACAGATGATCGCTTGCCGCTTGAGGCACGCGAACAGATTCAGGCCCGGGGCATAACACTGTTATGCGCCGCCCTTGGTTAG
- the glmU gene encoding bifunctional UDP-N-acetylglucosamine diphosphorylase/glucosamine-1-phosphate N-acetyltransferase GlmU, with protein MSLDIVILAAGQGTRMRSALPKVLHPVAGNSMLGHVIHSARQLKPTGIHVVIGHGAEQVRERLAADDLNFVLQDKQLGTGHAVAQALPFLSAENVLILYGDVPLIEVDTLQRLLKQVAPEQLGLLTVNLADPTGYGRIVRDAAGKVSAIVEHKDATDEQRAITEGNTGILALPAARLADWMSRLSNNNAQGEYYLTDVIAMAVDDGLVVATEHAHDPMEVQGANDRKQLSELERHYQLREGRRLMALGVTLRDPARFDVRGEVTVGRDVLIDINVILEGRVVIEDDVVIGPNCVIKDSTLRKGVVVKANSHLDGAVMGEGSDAGPFARLRPGSVLDARAHVGNFVELKNAHLGEDAKCGHLTYLGDAEVGPRTNIGAGTITCNYDGANKWKTVLGADVFIGSNNSLVAPVDISNGATTAAGSTINQNVAPEQLAVGRARQRNIDGWKRPVKLPKP; from the coding sequence ATGTCTCTCGATATCGTTATTCTCGCCGCAGGTCAGGGCACTCGCATGCGTTCGGCCCTGCCCAAGGTTCTGCACCCCGTGGCTGGCAACTCCATGCTCGGGCATGTTATCCACAGCGCCCGCCAGCTTAAGCCGACCGGTATTCACGTGGTCATCGGCCACGGTGCCGAACAGGTCCGCGAACGTCTGGCCGCTGATGACCTGAACTTTGTGCTTCAAGACAAGCAACTCGGAACCGGTCACGCGGTAGCCCAGGCCTTGCCGTTTCTGTCGGCAGAGAACGTATTGATCCTGTATGGCGATGTGCCGCTGATTGAAGTGGATACGTTGCAGCGCTTGCTCAAACAGGTGGCTCCCGAGCAATTGGGCTTGCTGACCGTTAACCTGGCAGACCCGACGGGTTATGGCCGGATCGTGCGTGATGCTGCCGGTAAAGTCAGCGCCATCGTCGAGCATAAAGATGCAACCGATGAGCAACGTGCCATCACCGAAGGCAACACCGGAATTCTGGCCTTGCCGGCTGCGCGTCTGGCTGACTGGATGAGTCGCCTGTCGAACAACAACGCCCAAGGCGAGTACTACCTGACCGACGTGATCGCGATGGCGGTTGACGATGGTTTGGTCGTGGCCACCGAACACGCCCATGACCCAATGGAAGTGCAGGGCGCCAATGACCGTAAACAGCTCAGCGAACTGGAGCGTCATTACCAACTTCGCGAAGGTCGTCGATTGATGGCCTTGGGCGTGACCTTGCGCGATCCGGCGCGTTTCGATGTACGTGGCGAAGTGACCGTCGGTCGCGATGTGCTGATCGACATCAACGTGATTCTTGAAGGTCGCGTGGTGATCGAAGACGACGTGGTGATTGGCCCTAACTGTGTGATCAAAGACAGCACCTTGCGCAAAGGCGTTGTGGTCAAAGCCAACAGCCACCTTGACGGAGCAGTCATGGGCGAGGGCAGCGATGCCGGTCCTTTCGCTCGCTTGCGTCCGGGCAGCGTGCTCGATGCACGTGCCCATGTGGGTAACTTCGTCGAGTTGAAAAATGCCCACCTCGGCGAAGATGCCAAGTGTGGACACCTGACGTATTTGGGTGATGCCGAAGTAGGGCCGCGCACCAACATCGGAGCGGGCACCATCACCTGCAACTACGATGGCGCCAACAAGTGGAAGACCGTGTTGGGCGCAGACGTGTTCATCGGTTCCAACAACTCGTTGGTCGCGCCTGTGGATATCTCCAATGGAGCGACCACCGCCGCCGGTTCGACCATCAACCAAAACGTGGCACCGGAGCAACTGGCCGTGGGCCGGGCGCGCCAACGCAACATCGATGGCTGGAAACGCCCAGTTAAGCTGCCGAAGCCGTAA
- a CDS encoding F0F1 ATP synthase subunit epsilon has translation MTVHCDIVSAEGEIFSGLVEMVIAHGALGDLGIALGHAPLITSLNPGPIRLIKQGGEAEVFYISGGFLEVQPNMVKVLADTVQRADDLDEASAQAAVKAAEKALSEKGADFDYGSAAARLAEAAAQLRTVQQIRKKFGG, from the coding sequence ATGACAGTCCATTGCGATATCGTCAGCGCGGAAGGAGAAATCTTTTCCGGTCTGGTTGAGATGGTGATTGCGCACGGTGCACTGGGTGATCTTGGTATCGCTCTGGGCCACGCTCCGCTGATCACCAGTCTGAACCCAGGTCCGATCCGCCTGATCAAACAGGGTGGCGAAGCCGAGGTGTTTTACATCTCCGGTGGTTTCCTCGAGGTTCAGCCGAACATGGTCAAGGTACTTGCCGACACCGTGCAACGTGCTGACGACCTGGATGAAGCCTCCGCTCAAGCAGCTGTTAAAGCTGCCGAGAAGGCCCTGAGCGAAAAAGGCGCAGATTTCGATTACGGATCTGCTGCTGCACGTCTGGCCGAGGCCGCAGCTCAGCTGCGCACCGTCCAGCAAATCCGCAAGAAGTTCGGCGGTTAA
- the atpD gene encoding F0F1 ATP synthase subunit beta, translating into MSSGRIVQIIGAVIDVEFPRDSVPSIYNALKVQSAAGTTLEVQQQLGDGVVRTIAMGSTEGLKRGLEVTDSGAAISVPVGKATLGRIMDVLGNPIDEAGPIDTEERWGIHRPAPSFAEQAGGNDLLETGIKVIDLICPFAKGGKVGLFGGAGVGKTVNMMELIRNIAMEHSGYSVFAGVGERTREGNDFYHEMKDSSVLDKVALVYGQMNEPPGNRLRVALTGLTMAEKFRDEGNDVLLFVDNIYRYTLAGTEVSALLGRMPSAVGYQPTLAEEMGTLQERITSTKNGSITSIQAVYVPADDLTDPSPATTFAHLDATVVLSRDIASLGIYPAVDPLDSTSRQLDPNVIGQEHYDTARGVQYVLQRYKELKDIIAILGMDELSETDKQLVSRARKIQRFLSQPFFVAEVFTGASGKYVSLKDTIAGFKGILNGDYDHLPEQAFYMVGGIEEAIEKAKKL; encoded by the coding sequence ATGAGTAGCGGACGTATCGTTCAAATCATCGGCGCCGTTATCGACGTGGAATTTCCACGCGACAGCGTACCGAGCATCTACAACGCGCTGAAAGTACAAAGCGCGGCCGGAACCACTCTGGAAGTTCAGCAGCAGCTGGGCGACGGCGTGGTTCGTACCATTGCGATGGGTTCCACCGAGGGCTTGAAGCGCGGTCTGGAAGTCACCGACTCTGGCGCAGCCATCTCCGTACCAGTCGGTAAAGCGACTCTGGGCCGGATCATGGACGTTCTGGGCAACCCGATCGACGAAGCTGGCCCGATTGACACCGAAGAGCGTTGGGGCATTCACCGCCCAGCACCGTCCTTCGCTGAGCAAGCAGGCGGCAACGACCTTCTGGAAACTGGCATCAAGGTTATCGACCTGATCTGCCCGTTTGCAAAAGGCGGTAAGGTTGGTCTGTTCGGTGGTGCCGGTGTAGGCAAAACCGTAAACATGATGGAACTGATCCGTAACATCGCCATGGAACACAGCGGTTATTCCGTGTTCGCTGGTGTGGGTGAGCGTACTCGTGAGGGTAACGACTTCTACCACGAGATGAAGGATTCCAGCGTACTGGACAAAGTGGCACTGGTTTACGGTCAGATGAACGAGCCGCCGGGTAACCGTCTGCGCGTAGCACTGACTGGCCTGACCATGGCCGAGAAGTTCCGTGACGAAGGTAACGACGTACTGTTGTTCGTTGACAACATCTACCGTTACACCTTGGCCGGTACTGAAGTATCTGCACTGCTGGGCCGTATGCCTTCGGCAGTAGGTTATCAGCCGACTCTGGCTGAAGAGATGGGTACTCTGCAAGAGCGCATCACTTCGACCAAAAACGGTTCGATCACGTCGATCCAAGCGGTATACGTACCTGCGGATGACTTGACTGACCCGTCGCCTGCGACCACGTTTGCCCACTTGGACGCTACTGTCGTTCTGTCCCGTGACATCGCTTCCCTGGGTATCTACCCAGCAGTAGATCCACTGGATTCGACTTCGCGCCAGCTGGACCCGAACGTAATCGGCCAGGAACACTACGACACCGCTCGTGGCGTTCAGTACGTGTTGCAGCGTTACAAAGAACTGAAGGACATCATTGCGATCCTGGGTATGGACGAGCTGTCGGAAACCGACAAGCAGTTGGTATCCCGCGCTCGTAAGATCCAGCGTTTCTTGTCTCAGCCGTTCTTCGTGGCTGAAGTCTTCACTGGCGCTTCGGGTAAATACGTTTCCCTGAAAGACACCATTGCTGGCTTCAAAGGCATCCTCAACGGTGACTACGACCACCTGCCAGAACAAGCGTTCTACATGGTCGGCGGCATCGAAGAAGCGATCGAGAAAGCCAAGAAACTGTAA
- the atpG gene encoding F0F1 ATP synthase subunit gamma, with product MAGAKEIRSKIASIKSTQKITSAMEKVAVSKMRKAQMRMAASRPYAERIRQVIGHLANANPEYRHPFMIDRPVKRVGYVVVSSDRGLCGGLNTNLFKALVKDMAVNRENGAEIDLCVVGSKGAAFFRNFGGNVVAAISHLGEEPSINDLIGSVKVMLDAYLEGRIDRLSVVSNKFINTMTQQPTVEQLIPLVATPDQELKHHWDYLYEPDAKELLDGLMVRYVESQVYQAVVENSAAEQAARMIAMKNATDNAGDLISDLQLIYNKARQAAITQEISEIVGGAAAV from the coding sequence ATGGCAGGCGCAAAAGAGATTCGCAGTAAGATTGCGAGCATCAAAAGCACGCAAAAAATTACCAGCGCCATGGAAAAAGTGGCGGTCAGCAAAATGCGCAAGGCACAAATGCGCATGGCTGCTAGCCGTCCTTATGCGGAGCGTATCCGCCAGGTTATTGGGCATTTGGCCAACGCCAACCCGGAATACCGCCACCCATTCATGATCGACCGCCCAGTTAAGCGTGTTGGTTATGTGGTTGTGAGCAGTGACCGTGGTTTGTGCGGTGGTTTGAATACCAACCTGTTCAAGGCTTTGGTCAAGGACATGGCGGTAAACCGCGAAAACGGCGCCGAGATTGATCTGTGCGTGGTGGGTAGCAAAGGTGCGGCTTTTTTCCGTAACTTCGGCGGTAACGTCGTCGCTGCCATCAGCCATCTGGGTGAAGAACCGTCGATCAATGATTTGATCGGCAGCGTTAAGGTGATGCTGGATGCATACCTGGAAGGCCGTATTGACCGCCTGTCCGTGGTATCCAACAAGTTCATCAACACCATGACGCAACAGCCGACTGTGGAGCAATTGATTCCACTGGTGGCGACCCCGGATCAAGAACTCAAGCACCACTGGGACTACCTCTACGAACCAGATGCCAAAGAGCTGCTTGACGGCTTGATGGTGCGTTACGTGGAGTCGCAGGTGTACCAGGCGGTGGTCGAGAACAGTGCAGCTGAACAAGCTGCGCGGATGATCGCAATGAAGAACGCCACTGATAACGCCGGTGATTTGATCAGCGATTTGCAGCTGATCTACAACAAGGCGCGTCAGGCTGCGATCACCCAAGAGATCTCGGAAATCGTCGGCGGCGCTGCCGCGGTTTAA
- the atpA gene encoding F0F1 ATP synthase subunit alpha — MQQLNPSEISEIIKGRIEKLDVTSQARNEGTVVSVSDGIVRIHGLADVMYGEMIEFPGSVFGMALNLEQDSVGAVVLGAYTTLAEGMSAKCTGRILEVPVGKELLGRVVDALGNPVDGKGPLGNTETDAVEKVAPGVIWRKSVDQPVQTGYKAVDAMIPVGRGQRELIIGDRQIGKTALAIDAIINQKNSGIFCVYVAIGQKQSTIANVVRKLEENGALANTIVVAASASESAALQFLAPYSGCTMGEYFRDRGEDALIVYDDLSKQAVAYRQISLLLRRPPGREAYPGDVFYLHSRLLERASRVSEEYVEKFTNGAVTGKTGSLTALPIIETQAGDVSAFVPTNVISITDGQIFLESAMFNSGIRPAVNAGVSVSRVGGAAQTKIIKKLSGGIRTALAQYRELAAFAQFASDLDEATRKQLEHGQRVTELMKQKQYAPMSIADMALSLYAAERGFLTDVEITKIGSFEQALIAYFNRDHAELMAKINVKGDFNDDIDSGIKAGIEKFKATQTW, encoded by the coding sequence ATGCAGCAACTCAATCCTTCCGAAATAAGTGAAATTATCAAGGGCCGCATCGAAAAGCTCGATGTGACCTCTCAAGCCCGCAACGAAGGCACTGTCGTCAGCGTATCTGACGGCATTGTGCGGATTCACGGTCTGGCCGACGTAATGTACGGCGAAATGATCGAGTTTCCGGGCAGCGTCTTCGGCATGGCTCTCAACCTGGAGCAAGACTCTGTAGGTGCCGTAGTACTGGGCGCATACACGACTCTGGCTGAAGGCATGAGCGCCAAGTGCACTGGCCGCATCCTGGAAGTTCCGGTTGGTAAGGAACTGCTGGGTCGCGTTGTCGACGCACTGGGTAACCCAGTTGATGGCAAAGGTCCACTGGGCAACACCGAGACTGATGCAGTCGAGAAAGTTGCTCCAGGCGTGATCTGGCGTAAGTCGGTAGACCAGCCTGTACAGACTGGCTACAAGGCTGTCGATGCCATGATCCCTGTCGGCCGTGGCCAGCGTGAGCTGATCATCGGTGACCGTCAGATCGGTAAAACCGCTCTGGCGATCGACGCGATCATCAACCAGAAGAACAGCGGCATTTTCTGTGTATACGTAGCGATCGGTCAGAAGCAATCGACTATCGCCAACGTGGTTCGCAAGCTGGAAGAAAACGGCGCGTTGGCTAACACCATCGTCGTTGCTGCCAGTGCTTCCGAATCCGCAGCGCTGCAGTTCCTGGCACCGTACTCCGGTTGCACCATGGGCGAATACTTCCGCGACCGCGGTGAAGACGCGCTGATCGTTTATGACGATCTGTCCAAGCAAGCAGTGGCTTACCGCCAGATTTCCCTGCTGCTGCGCCGTCCACCAGGCCGTGAAGCTTACCCAGGCGACGTGTTCTATCTCCACTCCCGTCTTCTGGAGCGCGCATCCCGTGTATCCGAAGAGTACGTAGAGAAGTTCACCAACGGCGCAGTGACCGGCAAAACCGGTTCCCTGACCGCACTGCCGATCATCGAAACTCAAGCTGGCGACGTTTCCGCGTTCGTTCCGACCAACGTGATTTCCATCACTGACGGTCAGATCTTCCTGGAATCGGCCATGTTCAACTCCGGGATCCGTCCTGCTGTGAACGCCGGTGTTTCGGTATCCCGTGTGGGTGGTGCCGCTCAGACCAAGATCATCAAGAAGCTGTCCGGTGGTATCCGTACCGCTCTGGCTCAGTACCGTGAACTGGCGGCATTCGCCCAGTTCGCTTCTGACCTGGACGAAGCGACCCGTAAGCAACTTGAGCATGGTCAGCGCGTTACTGAGCTGATGAAGCAGAAGCAATACGCACCAATGTCGATCGCTGACATGGCGCTGTCGCTGTATGCCGCTGAGCGTGGGTTCCTGACTGACGTCGAAATCACCAAGATTGGCAGCTTTGAACAAGCGCTGATTGCTTACTTCAACCGCGATCACGCCGAATTGATGGCGAAGATCAACGTTAAAGGTGACTTCAATGACGACATCGATTCTGGCATCAAAGCCGGTATCGAGAAGTTCAAGGCCACCCAAACCTGGTAA
- a CDS encoding F0F1 ATP synthase subunit delta has translation MAELTTLARPYAKAAFEHAQAHQQLASWSAMLGLAAAVSQDDTMQRVLKAPRLTSAEKAATFIDVCGDKFDVKVQNFIHVVAENDRLPLLPEIAALFDLYKAEQEKSVDVEVTSAFALNQEQQDKLAKVLSARLDREVRLQVAEDASLIGGVIIRAGDLVIDGSVRGKLANLAEALKS, from the coding sequence ATGGCAGAATTGACCACGTTGGCCCGACCTTACGCTAAGGCAGCCTTCGAGCACGCCCAGGCCCACCAGCAACTGGCCTCTTGGTCAGCCATGCTCGGCCTGGCTGCAGCAGTGTCGCAAGACGACACTATGCAGCGCGTGCTCAAGGCCCCGCGACTGACGAGCGCAGAAAAGGCCGCCACGTTTATTGACGTGTGCGGCGACAAGTTCGATGTAAAAGTACAGAACTTCATTCATGTTGTAGCCGAAAACGACCGTCTCCCGCTGTTGCCGGAGATCGCCGCTCTGTTTGACCTGTACAAGGCCGAACAAGAGAAATCGGTAGACGTTGAAGTGACCAGTGCTTTTGCATTGAACCAAGAACAGCAAGACAAACTCGCCAAGGTTCTCAGTGCACGACTCGACCGGGAAGTGCGCCTGCAAGTTGCGGAGGATGCCAGCCTTATAGGTGGTGTCATCATCCGCGCCGGCGACCTGGTTATCGATGGCTCGGTTCGCGGGAAACTCGCAAACCTTGCCGAAGCATTGAAATCTTGA
- a CDS encoding F0F1 ATP synthase subunit B, protein MNINATLIGQSVAFFIFVLFCMKFVWPPVIAALQERQKKIAAGLDAANRAARDLELAQDKAGQQLREAKAQAAEIIEQAKKRGNQIVDEARELARVEADRVKAQAQAEIEQELNSVKDALRAQLGGLAVEGAEKILGATIDQNAHAELVNKLAAEI, encoded by the coding sequence GTGAACATTAATGCAACCCTGATTGGCCAGTCCGTTGCGTTCTTCATTTTTGTACTGTTTTGCATGAAGTTCGTGTGGCCTCCGGTCATCGCGGCATTGCAAGAACGTCAGAAGAAGATTGCGGCTGGATTGGACGCTGCTAACCGAGCAGCTCGTGACCTGGAGTTGGCCCAAGATAAAGCGGGTCAGCAACTGCGCGAAGCTAAGGCTCAAGCAGCTGAAATCATTGAGCAAGCCAAGAAACGCGGTAATCAGATCGTAGACGAGGCCCGTGAACTGGCTCGCGTTGAAGCTGACCGTGTGAAGGCTCAGGCTCAGGCCGAGATCGAACAGGAACTGAACAGCGTCAAAGACGCCCTGCGTGCCCAATTGGGTGGCTTGGCTGTTGAAGGCGCAGAGAAGATCCTGGGTGCCACAATCGATCAAAACGCGCACGCGGAGCTGGTTAATAAACTGGCTGCTGAAATTTAA
- the atpE gene encoding F0F1 ATP synthase subunit C yields METVVGLTAIAVALLIGLGALGTAIGFGLLGGKFLEGAARQPEMVPMLQVKMFIVAGLLDAVTMIGVGIALFFTFANPFVGQLAG; encoded by the coding sequence ATGGAAACTGTAGTTGGTCTAACCGCTATCGCTGTTGCACTGTTGATCGGCCTGGGCGCACTGGGTACCGCAATTGGTTTCGGCCTGTTGGGCGGCAAGTTCCTGGAAGGCGCAGCGCGTCAACCAGAAATGGTTCCAATGCTGCAAGTTAAAATGTTCATCGTTGCCGGTCTGCTCGACGCCGTAACCATGATCGGTGTTGGTATCGCACTGTTCTTCACCTTCGCTAATCCCTTCGTTGGTCAACTCGCTGGCTAA
- the atpB gene encoding F0F1 ATP synthase subunit A gives MAETTASGYIQHHLQNLTFGQLPDGGWGFAHTVAEAKAMGFWAFHVDTLGWSLFVGLIFILIFRMAAKKATSGQPGALQNFVEVLVEFVDGSVKDSFHGRSAVIAPLALTIFVWVFLMNAIDLVPVDWIPQLAILITGDEHFPFRAVPTTDPNATLGMALSVFALIIFYSIKIKGIGGFIGELTLHPFGSKNIFVQALLIPVNFLLEFVTLIAKPISLALRLFGNMYAGELVFILIAVMFGSGLLWLSGLGVVLQWAWAVFHILIITLQAFIFMMLTIVYLSMAHEENH, from the coding sequence ATGGCAGAAACAACCGCTTCGGGCTATATCCAGCACCACTTACAGAACCTGACCTTCGGGCAGCTACCTGATGGCGGCTGGGGCTTTGCTCACACCGTTGCAGAAGCTAAAGCAATGGGCTTTTGGGCATTCCACGTCGATACCCTCGGCTGGTCGCTGTTTGTAGGCCTGATCTTTATCCTCATTTTCCGCATGGCGGCCAAGAAGGCGACTTCCGGTCAACCAGGTGCACTGCAGAACTTCGTTGAAGTGCTGGTGGAATTCGTTGATGGCAGCGTAAAAGACAGCTTCCATGGCCGCAGCGCCGTGATTGCTCCTTTGGCACTGACCATTTTCGTCTGGGTGTTCCTGATGAACGCCATCGACTTGGTCCCGGTTGACTGGATTCCTCAGTTGGCCATCCTGATCACAGGCGATGAGCACTTCCCATTCCGTGCCGTACCGACGACCGATCCTAACGCTACCCTGGGCATGGCCCTGTCGGTATTTGCGTTGATCATCTTCTACAGCATCAAAATCAAGGGTATCGGCGGCTTCATCGGCGAACTGACCCTGCACCCGTTCGGCAGCAAGAACATTTTTGTTCAAGCGCTGCTGATTCCGGTGAACTTCTTGCTCGAATTCGTGACGCTGATTGCCAAGCCAATCTCGCTGGCACTGCGTCTGTTCGGCAACATGTACGCTGGCGAACTGGTATTTATCCTGATCGCCGTAATGTTCGGCAGCGGCCTGCTTTGGCTTAGCGGTCTGGGCGTGGTGCTGCAATGGGCGTGGGCTGTATTCCACATCCTGATCATCACCTTGCAAGCGTTCATCTTCATGATGTTGACCATCGTTTACTTGTCGATGGCGCACGAAGAGAACCACTAA